One window of Candidatus Nitrospira kreftii genomic DNA carries:
- a CDS encoding hypothetical protein (conserved membrane protein of unknown function), with the protein MSTASLALLIFGVCYLVIMTERIHKTIVALSGAALMIAFGVVSQDEAFYSHDFGVDYNVVFLLIGMMVIVNIIRETGLFEVLAIWAAKRAKAKPFRLMVLLAILTAVLSAMLDNVTTVLLMAPVTLSISKRLELNPISFLLCEALSSNIGGTATLVGDPPNIMIASKAELGYLEFLSVLGPIAVLIMAVFLGVMWVLFGRKMSVAPHLREAVMTLNPRDAIRDHGLLRRCLWALGGVNLGFAFHSFVHLEPATVALLGASAFMLLGHARGRSNETEEMKYLADVEWKTIFFFIGLFILVGGLVKIGAIRYLAERLVNITEGNMAGATLAVLVGSAVLSAFVDNIPYVAAMNPLIVDLARSLHPDVADYTALVHQPDIIPLWWALALGACLGGNGTIIGASANVVIVDIARQSGYHISFWQFFRLGFPVMIGSVAISAVYLWLLFLR; encoded by the coding sequence ATGTCGACCGCGAGTCTAGCGCTTCTCATTTTCGGCGTTTGCTACTTGGTCATCATGACCGAGCGAATCCATAAGACCATCGTGGCGTTGAGCGGTGCCGCCTTAATGATCGCCTTCGGCGTGGTCTCGCAAGACGAGGCGTTTTATTCGCACGACTTCGGTGTGGACTACAATGTCGTGTTTCTGTTGATCGGGATGATGGTCATCGTCAACATTATCAGAGAGACAGGCTTGTTCGAGGTCTTGGCGATTTGGGCTGCGAAACGGGCCAAGGCCAAGCCGTTCCGCTTGATGGTTTTGCTGGCGATCTTGACTGCCGTGTTGTCGGCCATGCTCGACAACGTCACCACGGTCTTGCTGATGGCGCCGGTGACGCTGTCCATCAGCAAACGCTTGGAACTGAACCCCATTTCGTTTCTTCTCTGCGAAGCGTTGTCGTCCAATATCGGTGGAACAGCGACGCTCGTCGGCGATCCGCCAAACATCATGATCGCCAGTAAAGCGGAGCTGGGGTACTTGGAGTTTTTGTCAGTCCTGGGGCCCATCGCGGTGCTGATCATGGCGGTGTTTCTTGGAGTGATGTGGGTGCTCTTCGGTCGAAAGATGTCGGTGGCTCCGCACCTTCGTGAAGCGGTCATGACGCTCAATCCGAGAGATGCGATTCGCGACCACGGATTACTGCGGCGCTGTCTGTGGGCGCTGGGGGGCGTCAATCTCGGGTTTGCGTTTCATTCTTTCGTCCACCTTGAGCCGGCGACGGTTGCGTTACTGGGGGCGAGCGCCTTCATGCTGCTGGGTCATGCGCGGGGACGATCGAATGAAACCGAAGAGATGAAATACTTGGCGGACGTCGAGTGGAAAACGATCTTCTTCTTCATCGGTCTCTTCATTTTGGTGGGAGGTCTCGTGAAGATCGGGGCGATTCGATATCTCGCAGAACGGCTCGTCAATATTACGGAAGGCAACATGGCCGGAGCGACGCTCGCCGTGCTGGTCGGTTCGGCCGTGCTGTCGGCGTTCGTGGACAACATCCCCTATGTGGCCGCCATGAATCCTCTTATCGTCGACCTGGCCCGCTCGCTTCACCCGGATGTTGCAGACTATACGGCGTTGGTCCATCAACCGGATATCATTCCCCTGTGGTGGGCGCTGGCCTTGGGAGCCTGTTTAGGTGGAAACGGCACGATCATCGGGGCCAGTGCGAACGTGGTGATCGTGGACATTGCGCGTCAGTCTGGGTATCACATTTCGTTTTGGCAGTTCTTCAGGTTGGGCTTTCCTGTCATGATCGGATCCGTCGCGATCAGTGCAGTCTATCTGTGGCTCCTGTTTCTTCGGTAA
- a CDS encoding hypothetical protein (conserved protein of unknown function): protein MVVCQDVYFGVRLSQLSQITMDVVGIATLGLQLNGDMFDAEVRSNPVLDQPE from the coding sequence ATGGTGGTGTGCCAAGATGTGTATTTCGGGGTGCGTCTCAGCCAACTTTCGCAGATCACAATGGATGTCGTCGGGATCGCAACACTCGGTCTCCAGTTGAATGGTGATATGTTTGATGCCGAAGTCCGTAGTAATCCGGTTCTGGATCAACCGGAGTAG
- a CDS encoding Nucleotidyltransferase substrate binding protein, whose translation MSTRLDSFTTAITRFSEALSAPATDLTRDASIQRFEFCFELAWKVIQERARAEGLECQSPKSCLKMAYKNSWITDETGWLAMLEDRNRTAHTYDETLAKDVYRRLPAHLPILQALNAYLRSTQA comes from the coding sequence ATGAGCACAAGACTCGACAGCTTCACCACAGCCATTACACGGTTCAGCGAAGCCCTCAGCGCTCCCGCAACCGATCTCACCCGAGACGCCTCCATCCAGCGATTTGAGTTTTGCTTTGAGTTGGCCTGGAAGGTGATTCAGGAACGGGCACGGGCAGAGGGCCTCGAATGCCAATCCCCGAAAAGCTGCCTCAAGATGGCTTACAAGAACAGCTGGATCACCGACGAAACCGGGTGGTTAGCTATGCTCGAAGATCGGAACCGCACCGCCCATACCTATGATGAAACGCTCGCCAAAGATGTGTATCGCCGACTTCCCGCGCATCTCCCAATACTGCAGGCACTGAACGCTTACCTACGCAGTACCCAGGCATAA
- a CDS encoding hypothetical protein (conserved protein of unknown function), giving the protein MISQELLARPRQIAQEVAKLVRAMLGADVEVIWFGSWPKGTAHPYADIDIAVSGPTAFLPERFAELRAGIESMATLHEIDLIDLHTVGERFQQEILRHGIRL; this is encoded by the coding sequence ATGATTTCTCAAGAGCTTCTCGCTCGACCTCGACAGATTGCACAAGAAGTCGCGAAGCTTGTTCGAGCCATGCTGGGTGCTGATGTTGAGGTCATCTGGTTCGGGTCGTGGCCAAAAGGTACGGCTCACCCATACGCCGATATTGATATCGCTGTTTCTGGTCCCACTGCATTCCTTCCTGAGCGCTTCGCCGAACTCCGGGCTGGAATAGAGAGTATGGCGACGCTGCATGAAATCGACCTCATTGATCTCCATACCGTCGGCGAGCGGTTCCAACAAGAAATTCTTCGTCATGGAATTCGCTTATGA
- a CDS encoding hypothetical protein (conserved membrane protein of unknown function) yields MTALASYAHLRSRLQLALAINAVVIAAEFVGGWVLNSIGLMSDASHNLVDQGSLFLALYAHLLTARPASETRTFGYHRAGILAAFLNSFILLLTALGIAIVGVQRLLAPVPVDGWWVMAVAAVSFVANLGIALLLQHGAKDDLNIRSAFWHMLGDAWVSLGVIVSGGAILLTGWTVLDPLISLLIVGVILRGAWPIFKESMEVLLESTPPGISVPHVAATIESIPGVKNVHDLHIWAVEPRLIMLTSHVMIERHCTPLELLQLIQNRITTDFGIKHITIQLETECCDPDDIHCDLRKLAETHPEAHTLAHHH; encoded by the coding sequence ATGACAGCACTGGCTTCGTATGCACACCTTCGATCGCGGCTCCAACTCGCCCTCGCTATCAATGCGGTCGTCATCGCAGCGGAGTTCGTCGGAGGTTGGGTTCTCAATAGTATCGGCCTGATGAGCGACGCAAGCCACAACCTCGTCGATCAGGGCTCGCTTTTCCTCGCCCTCTATGCTCATCTCCTTACGGCGCGTCCAGCTTCGGAGACTCGAACCTTCGGCTACCATCGCGCCGGAATCCTTGCCGCGTTTCTGAACAGTTTCATTCTGCTGTTGACTGCGCTCGGCATCGCGATTGTCGGCGTCCAGCGTCTGCTGGCCCCAGTCCCGGTCGATGGTTGGTGGGTCATGGCCGTGGCAGCGGTCAGTTTCGTGGCAAATCTTGGGATCGCTTTGCTACTCCAACATGGTGCCAAAGACGATTTGAACATCAGAAGCGCGTTCTGGCACATGTTGGGAGATGCCTGGGTGTCGCTCGGCGTCATCGTCAGCGGCGGAGCGATTCTTCTCACAGGATGGACCGTCCTCGATCCACTCATCAGCTTACTGATCGTCGGGGTCATTCTCCGAGGAGCCTGGCCGATCTTTAAAGAGTCAATGGAGGTCCTATTGGAATCGACTCCACCGGGCATCAGTGTCCCTCACGTCGCTGCGACCATCGAATCAATTCCTGGCGTTAAAAACGTGCATGATCTTCACATCTGGGCAGTCGAGCCTCGCCTTATCATGCTGACCAGCCATGTCATGATCGAACGCCATTGCACCCCTCTCGAGTTGCTGCAACTGATCCAGAACCGGATCACTACGGACTTCGGCATCAAACATATCACCATTCAACTGGAGACCGAGTGTTGCGATCCCGACGACATCCATTGTGATCTGCGAAAGTTGGCTGAGACGCACCCCGAAGCACATACCTTGGCACACCACCACTGA